AAAAGCTCTTCAAGTATAGGCAGCAGGGACATACCGTTAAGATGATCTATATGGACAAAACAGGCTTATGTTCGGAGCGGAGGATCAAGATCAGGCAGTTGGGCGAGAACTCATTTACGGCTTTCTGTTTAAAGCGCGGTGCTGTCCGTACATTCCAATACGATAGTATTCTTTCTGTTGTTCTTGTGATTAAACGTGAAAAGGCAGTGATCTAATTGGACAGCAACGATAAAGACCGTGGCACGATCAAGTGGACCAGTATGATGATGCCTGAGCATGTAGCCATGTTGAAGGACTATCTTAAAAACGAGTATGAAGCAGAAGAAAAACCGATCATGGATGAGCAGGTCATGGAGCAAATATTTATGTCTATCGAGGAGTCATGTGAGCAGCACCAAACGATTGATTTACATGTACACGAAAAGATAAAACGTGAGAAGATCCGGGGGAGGGTGACATATATTCATTTCTTGGATCGATATATACTGATGGACACTGAACAATTATTTAAACGAAAGATAAAATTCGAAGATGTGGTTGGCATGGAATTTGTGGAATGATATAATATTTTTGCCAATTTCACTACCTGTTCTTATGTGGTGATAAGGACAAATATAGTGAATCCCCTTGCCATAAGTATAGCAAGGGGATTTTTTATTCTATGATTAGTGCTTCGATCACTGGTGTTTCACCATCATCAGAAATTCCTTTAAAGTTTCCATACACTTCAGTATTAGATTCATTATTAACCCAATCGGTATCAGTAGCTGAATGATGTACCAAGTAGTGCTCATTATTATCAGTAATTAAAATGAATTCTTCACCCTTAGATACATCTTGACCATTTAATGAAAGAACCTCTCCGCGGATTCGTACAGATTCATTTTCTTCTACTTCCCCATTTAAAAACTCACTATAAGAATAAGAATTTGCACGAGCTACATAATCCTCAGTTGCAGGTTGAGCACCATAAAAAATCGTAACTCCCAATACAACTAAAAATAATGGAGCGGTTATAGATGTAGATATCACTCCGGCTTTTCGTGTTCTCTTAAATGCAAGTAGAATAACTGCTGCAATTAAGAGTAAAAACAATAAGAACACAAGTCCGATCAAAAGTATAAGCATAGAATACCCCCTAAATATGTAATTACCA
The nucleotide sequence above comes from Jeotgalibacillus aurantiacus. Encoded proteins:
- a CDS encoding YolD-like family protein produces the protein MDSNDKDRGTIKWTSMMMPEHVAMLKDYLKNEYEAEEKPIMDEQVMEQIFMSIEESCEQHQTIDLHVHEKIKREKIRGRVTYIHFLDRYILMDTEQLFKRKIKFEDVVGMEFVE
- a CDS encoding transcriptional regulator translates to KLFKYRQQGHTVKMIYMDKTGLCSERRIKIRQLGENSFTAFCLKRGAVRTFQYDSILSVVLVIKREKAVI